A window of Fluoribacter dumoffii NY 23 contains these coding sequences:
- a CDS encoding caleosin family protein, with amino-acid sequence MRLFANNSPPAQSEKTASSVKSKSPFLGRVFRAALENMQSEDLLSQYLQKQARLHPEEYREAIQAYVRDKLASRTGLMRHISFFDPDNTSTLGFLNVVQGFRDLGFDALSAFGMTCLVMGGGIMGTQQLNPPVKQVHKLQHPLFHTTAFNENQSKPNSEVHDRLVERVVDQIMMGRDEIEKKDIIAFADEIEKKHPVAGPSKIGQYILKQLQILAFTNLQTVCGGKLTKKDLMDFYRGTLFYAVAEPATVAHRVMTLR; translated from the coding sequence ATGAGACTCTTTGCAAACAATTCACCACCTGCCCAATCAGAGAAGACCGCATCTTCCGTGAAAAGCAAATCACCTTTTTTGGGGAGAGTTTTTCGGGCAGCATTGGAAAATATGCAATCAGAAGACTTATTATCACAATATTTGCAAAAGCAAGCCCGGCTCCATCCCGAAGAATATCGTGAAGCGATTCAAGCCTATGTGAGAGACAAATTAGCTTCCCGGACGGGTTTAATGCGTCATATTAGTTTTTTTGACCCCGATAATACTTCCACATTGGGTTTTCTAAATGTTGTTCAAGGATTTAGAGATTTAGGCTTTGATGCACTCTCTGCTTTTGGAATGACGTGCCTGGTTATGGGCGGGGGCATTATGGGTACACAACAACTCAATCCTCCCGTGAAGCAGGTGCATAAATTACAACACCCGCTGTTTCATACAACTGCTTTTAATGAAAATCAATCAAAACCCAATTCTGAAGTACATGATAGGCTTGTGGAACGGGTAGTAGATCAAATTATGATGGGACGTGATGAGATCGAGAAGAAGGATATTATAGCCTTTGCTGACGAAATAGAAAAAAAACATCCTGTAGCTGGTCCAAGTAAAATAGGGCAATATATACTCAAACAACTTCAAATTCTGGCCTTCACAAACTTACAAACAGTATGTGGGGGAAAGCTTACTAAAAAAGACTTGATGGATTTCTATCGAGGTACGCTTTTTTACGCAGTTGCGGAACCTGCCACTGTTGCTCATAGAGTCATGACGCTGCGTTAA
- a CDS encoding Ku protein translates to MARSIWKGEISFGLVSIPISLISTEENNEIHFHLLNSKTNSRVRYQRVDEETGKEVPWDDIVKGYEYDKGNYIIVNDEAFEKASPELFKTIDIEEFVDLKEIDSLYYTKPYYLVPEGKNKKAYVLLREALKKTNKVGVAKTILRTKEYLSLILPHEHALLLYLIHFKDELRSEEEINVPREDLKTYKISDKEIKMAVDLIQDMSAKWDPEKYHNEYHETLQKWLDNQVKALTQKGKKVTKAVRSHEGVIDFVTLLKESMKKKKPLPTPKSKSQTKK, encoded by the coding sequence ATGGCACGATCAATTTGGAAAGGGGAAATTTCTTTTGGGTTGGTCTCTATTCCTATTTCTTTGATTTCCACTGAAGAGAACAACGAAATACACTTTCATCTATTAAATTCTAAAACCAATTCCCGGGTACGCTATCAACGGGTAGATGAAGAAACTGGTAAAGAGGTGCCATGGGATGACATAGTTAAAGGGTATGAATACGATAAAGGCAATTATATTATCGTAAACGACGAGGCTTTCGAAAAGGCAAGCCCGGAGCTTTTTAAAACCATAGATATTGAAGAATTTGTAGATTTAAAAGAAATCGACAGCCTCTATTATACAAAACCTTACTATTTAGTCCCCGAAGGAAAGAATAAAAAAGCCTACGTACTCTTACGTGAAGCACTAAAAAAAACAAATAAGGTCGGTGTTGCGAAAACCATTTTACGCACTAAAGAGTATTTAAGTCTTATTCTTCCTCATGAGCATGCGCTTCTTCTTTATCTTATCCATTTTAAGGATGAGTTGCGTTCTGAAGAAGAAATTAATGTCCCCAGAGAAGATTTAAAAACCTATAAAATTTCCGATAAAGAAATAAAAATGGCTGTCGACTTAATTCAGGATATGAGTGCGAAATGGGATCCGGAAAAATATCATAATGAATACCACGAGACACTACAGAAATGGTTAGATAATCAAGTCAAGGCATTAACCCAAAAAGGCAAAAAAGTGACAAAAGCTGTACGAAGTCATGAGGGAGTAATTGATTTTGTAACCTTGTTAAAAGAAAGCATGAAGAAGAAAAAACCACTTCCTACACCTAAGAGTAAATCGCAAACTAAAAAATAA
- a CDS encoding SDR family oxidoreductase — protein MPKEPKPPFPPESITPPGIEEKMETQPQYKAPEYKAAGKLTNKVALITGGDSGIGRAVAYLFAREGADVALIYLKEEERDAQKIKNEIEAINRKVLLLPGDVCDPGFCEQSINKTISTFKKLDILVNNAAFQRHQPELEEVSLDQWEQTFKTNIFGYFYLVKYAVPVMKPGSCIINTGSITGLEGNKELLDYSATKGAIHAFTKSLAQNLSDKKIRVNCIAPGPVWTPLNPAERNEEKVKNFGKGTPIGRPAQPEELAPAYVFLASNADSSYINGLVLPVLGGETIAG, from the coding sequence ATGCCAAAAGAACCTAAACCGCCCTTCCCACCTGAGTCTATTACACCTCCTGGCATTGAAGAAAAAATGGAAACCCAACCCCAGTACAAAGCACCTGAATATAAGGCTGCGGGTAAGTTAACCAATAAGGTGGCTTTAATCACCGGTGGAGACTCAGGCATTGGTCGTGCAGTTGCTTATCTTTTTGCTCGTGAGGGTGCGGATGTTGCCTTGATTTATTTAAAAGAAGAAGAGCGGGATGCACAAAAAATAAAAAATGAAATTGAAGCAATTAATAGAAAAGTTCTGCTCTTACCAGGTGACGTATGTGATCCCGGGTTTTGTGAACAGAGCATTAATAAGACGATTTCAACGTTTAAAAAGCTGGATATTTTAGTAAATAATGCAGCATTCCAAAGACATCAACCGGAATTGGAAGAGGTGTCTTTAGACCAATGGGAACAGACTTTTAAGACAAATATTTTTGGATATTTTTATTTAGTCAAGTATGCAGTCCCTGTTATGAAGCCAGGAAGTTGCATTATCAATACCGGGTCGATAACCGGTTTGGAAGGAAATAAAGAACTTCTGGATTACTCTGCTACCAAAGGGGCGATACATGCTTTTACCAAATCACTTGCACAAAATTTATCTGACAAAAAGATTAGGGTAAACTGCATTGCTCCGGGGCCTGTTTGGACCCCATTGAATCCTGCTGAAAGAAACGAGGAGAAGGTGAAAAATTTTGGTAAGGGTACTCCTATTGGAAGACCCGCTCAACCCGAAGAGCTGGCTCCAGCTTATGTCTTCTTAGCCTCCAATGCTGATTCCAGCTATATAAATGGTCTTGTTTTGCCCGTATTAGGGGGCGAGACAATTGCTGGATAA
- the ligD gene encoding DNA ligase D — protein MSLNQYYKKRDFKKTPEPKGKVAHEHSRLFVIQKHAASHLHYDFRIELHGVLKSWAIPKGPSLDPKVKRLAMHVEDHPVDYGSFEGIIPKGQYGGGTVMLWDKGTWEPLDENPYQAYEKGHLRFNLHAEKLKGRWDLIRFKDERHWFLIKFQDEYAESEEDYDITHALTKSVLSNQSMEEIAKHYTQIWRHSGAEQVKSTKSKKKNSAKPTIILPEELSQADFPDFISPQLATLVDTPPEGSQWAHEIKFDGYRILAYKNGAKVILKSRNNKDWTSDLQPIADAVNQLPFEQIILDGEVTVLDAEGRSDFQLLQNSLQNKKQAPFIYFIFDLLYFNGYDLRGLTLLERKAILKNILTVNVPNLHYSDHIINEGKELYEHSCDYALEGIISKRIDGTYLSRRSKDWLKIKCVKRQEFVIGGYTPPQSARSHFGSLFLGVYDKRGGLNHVGNVGTGFNERTLNEVHQLLLENKAQSNPFTTKPPGATRAHWVNPVLVCEIEFTEWTKDNHLRHPSFKGMRLDKKATEVIHEVETPVGKVKKEKSPAKSKKSRFIITNPDKVLYPEDNITKQDLLEYYEMVSDYILPYLSLRPLTLVRCPSDYNQCFYQRHYNKTTAKELYPIEDTEDEDQELYIYLKDKEGLFGLVQMGVLEIHPWGSTINHLEQPDIIVIDLDPAPDVPWSQVVNGAKEVRDNLAQYKLTSFVKSTGGKGLHVVVPILPEYDWDEVKEFTHIFVKFLEQLKPKEYISKMTKSKRGGKIFIDYLRNQRSATAISAYSTRARLHAPVSTPLSWEELSNRIEDNTYTIKTMPKRLKHLKEDPWRNFWTIKQSLRLDDFK, from the coding sequence ATGAGCCTTAATCAATATTATAAAAAAAGGGATTTTAAAAAAACTCCAGAACCTAAAGGCAAAGTAGCTCATGAACACTCTCGCCTATTCGTGATCCAAAAACATGCAGCAAGCCATCTGCATTATGATTTTCGTATTGAATTGCATGGCGTATTAAAAAGTTGGGCAATTCCTAAAGGCCCAAGCCTTGACCCGAAAGTGAAACGTTTGGCGATGCATGTGGAAGACCATCCCGTAGACTATGGTTCCTTTGAAGGCATTATCCCAAAAGGACAATATGGGGGGGGAACCGTTATGTTATGGGATAAGGGAACATGGGAGCCTTTAGATGAAAATCCTTATCAGGCTTATGAAAAAGGACATCTCCGGTTTAATCTCCATGCAGAAAAATTAAAGGGGCGCTGGGATTTAATTCGATTTAAAGATGAACGACATTGGTTTTTAATCAAATTTCAAGATGAATACGCCGAAAGCGAAGAGGACTATGACATTACACATGCGCTCACTAAAAGCGTCCTTTCAAACCAGAGCATGGAAGAAATTGCAAAACACTATACCCAAATTTGGCGGCATTCGGGTGCAGAACAAGTTAAATCGACCAAATCAAAAAAAAAGAATAGTGCAAAACCCACCATAATCTTGCCGGAAGAATTAAGCCAAGCAGATTTCCCTGATTTCATTTCTCCGCAACTTGCAACCTTAGTAGATACCCCCCCAGAGGGAAGCCAATGGGCTCATGAAATCAAGTTTGATGGTTATCGAATTCTGGCCTACAAAAATGGCGCAAAAGTGATTTTAAAATCGCGAAATAACAAGGATTGGACGAGTGATCTACAGCCCATTGCCGATGCCGTGAACCAATTACCCTTTGAGCAAATCATTCTTGATGGGGAGGTGACTGTATTAGATGCAGAAGGACGTTCTGATTTTCAACTGCTGCAAAACTCGCTTCAAAATAAAAAGCAGGCTCCATTTATCTATTTCATTTTTGATCTGCTTTATTTTAATGGCTATGACTTACGTGGACTTACCTTATTGGAGCGTAAAGCAATTTTAAAAAATATTTTAACAGTTAATGTGCCCAACCTTCATTACAGCGATCATATTATCAATGAAGGAAAGGAACTTTACGAACACTCTTGTGATTACGCTTTGGAAGGTATTATTTCCAAACGAATTGATGGCACCTACCTTTCCAGACGCAGCAAAGATTGGTTAAAAATTAAGTGCGTCAAACGACAGGAGTTTGTGATTGGCGGCTATACTCCCCCACAATCTGCGCGCTCACACTTTGGTTCCTTGTTTTTGGGAGTTTACGATAAACGAGGAGGCTTAAATCATGTGGGTAATGTGGGTACGGGTTTTAATGAACGTACTTTAAATGAAGTACATCAACTTTTATTGGAAAATAAGGCGCAATCCAATCCTTTTACGACGAAGCCTCCAGGCGCAACACGGGCGCACTGGGTGAATCCAGTGCTTGTTTGCGAGATAGAATTCACCGAATGGACTAAAGATAACCATTTACGTCATCCCAGTTTTAAAGGGATGCGTCTTGATAAAAAAGCAACAGAAGTAATCCATGAAGTTGAAACCCCTGTCGGGAAAGTAAAAAAAGAAAAAAGTCCCGCAAAATCAAAAAAATCCCGCTTTATTATAACCAATCCGGATAAGGTTCTTTATCCTGAAGATAATATTACGAAACAAGACTTACTGGAATATTATGAAATGGTGAGTGATTACATTCTTCCGTATTTATCCTTAAGACCCTTAACTCTGGTACGTTGCCCTTCTGATTATAATCAGTGTTTTTATCAACGCCATTACAATAAAACAACAGCAAAAGAGCTTTACCCTATCGAAGACACAGAAGATGAAGATCAAGAACTATACATTTATTTGAAGGATAAAGAAGGTTTGTTTGGGCTTGTACAGATGGGGGTATTGGAAATTCATCCATGGGGAAGCACCATTAACCACCTGGAGCAGCCAGATATAATCGTAATTGATTTGGATCCTGCTCCTGATGTGCCTTGGTCTCAAGTGGTTAATGGGGCAAAAGAGGTACGGGATAATTTAGCCCAATATAAACTCACCTCTTTCGTCAAAAGTACAGGCGGTAAAGGACTTCATGTAGTGGTCCCCATCCTTCCGGAATATGATTGGGATGAGGTAAAGGAGTTCACCCATATTTTTGTAAAGTTTCTGGAACAACTAAAACCCAAAGAGTACATCAGCAAAATGACTAAATCAAAACGGGGCGGAAAAATTTTTATTGATTATTTACGCAATCAGCGTTCTGCAACTGCTATAAGTGCTTACTCTACTCGCGCACGGCTTCATGCACCAGTATCCACCCCGCTTTCCTGGGAAGAATTAAGCAATCGTATCGAAGACAATACCTACACCATTAAAACAATGCCAAAACGGCTAAAACATTTAAAAGAGGATCCCTGGAGGAATTTTTGGACCATTAAACAGTCTTTAAGACTGGATGATTTCAAATAA
- a CDS encoding type 1 glutamine amidotransferase domain-containing protein, with amino-acid sequence MNSLNGFKVAILLTDGFEQVEMVKPRKALEDEGAQTFLISNKSKVQGWNHADKADSFDVDVLLEHADPKEFDALLLPGGVMNPDTLRMLPKAVEFTKKINEQQKPIAAICHGPWLLINAQAVKDRRITSWPSVKTDLINAGGVWIDQPVVQDGNLITSRKPDDLPEFNEALIKQFSDFNHKH; translated from the coding sequence ATGAACTCACTTAATGGATTTAAAGTTGCTATTTTACTGACCGATGGTTTTGAGCAAGTGGAAATGGTTAAACCCCGCAAAGCTTTGGAGGATGAGGGCGCTCAAACCTTCCTTATTTCTAATAAATCTAAAGTCCAGGGATGGAACCACGCAGACAAAGCCGATTCTTTTGATGTAGATGTACTCCTGGAGCATGCTGATCCTAAGGAATTTGATGCGTTACTCTTGCCTGGAGGAGTGATGAATCCGGATACCTTACGCATGCTGCCTAAGGCGGTGGAGTTTACGAAAAAGATAAACGAACAACAAAAACCCATAGCTGCTATTTGTCATGGTCCCTGGCTGTTGATCAATGCCCAAGCTGTGAAAGACAGACGGATAACTTCCTGGCCCTCAGTAAAAACTGATTTGATAAATGCAGGAGGAGTGTGGATTGATCAACCGGTAGTCCAGGATGGAAATTTAATTACCAGCAGAAAACCTGATGATCTTCCAGAGTTTAACGAAGCACTTATAAAACAATTCAGTGACTTTAACCACAAACACTAG
- a CDS encoding Fpg/Nei family DNA glycosylase, whose amino-acid sequence MPELPDVQGFVNYFNHTALDKKIAMVSCNDEDLIKNTRCPDLQQALHHQQFRQASRRGKYLIAEFKKAPHVLVFHFGMTGNLIFGEKLSPNEMKYARLVIEFEDHSQLIFKDVRQFGKIWLAKNPLEINALKKMGPEPLNLSHKEFSELLAKHQQQNIKSFLMDQEIIAGIGNEYSNELLFQSTIDPHQKIKDIDEEKRSKLYSDMQTILAKAIEIRKKNKDARKKDLPEDWLLFHQKEMKCPKNPNHKLKRETIAGRSAIFCPQHQR is encoded by the coding sequence ATGCCCGAATTACCTGATGTGCAAGGCTTTGTTAATTATTTTAACCATACTGCACTGGATAAAAAAATTGCTATGGTCTCGTGTAACGATGAAGATTTAATTAAAAATACACGCTGTCCGGATCTCCAACAAGCCCTTCATCATCAGCAATTTAGGCAGGCTTCTCGTCGAGGAAAATATTTAATTGCTGAGTTTAAAAAGGCTCCCCACGTATTAGTATTTCATTTTGGGATGACAGGGAATTTAATTTTTGGAGAAAAACTGTCCCCCAATGAGATGAAATATGCTCGGCTCGTGATTGAATTTGAGGATCATTCCCAACTGATTTTTAAAGATGTGCGTCAATTCGGCAAGATTTGGCTGGCAAAAAATCCTTTGGAAATCAATGCTCTCAAAAAAATGGGGCCTGAACCGCTTAATCTGAGCCACAAAGAATTTTCTGAGTTATTAGCAAAACACCAACAACAGAATATTAAATCATTTTTGATGGATCAGGAAATAATTGCAGGCATTGGAAATGAATATTCCAATGAATTACTGTTTCAATCAACTATAGATCCCCATCAGAAAATTAAAGACATTGATGAGGAAAAACGCTCTAAGTTGTATTCAGACATGCAAACAATTTTAGCAAAGGCGATTGAGATTCGTAAAAAAAATAAAGATGCCCGCAAAAAAGACTTGCCTGAGGATTGGTTGTTATTCCATCAAAAAGAGATGAAATGCCCCAAGAACCCGAATCATAAACTTAAAAGGGAAACTATTGCAGGAAGAAGTGCTATTTTTTGCCCTCAACATCAACGTTAA
- a CDS encoding YihY/virulence factor BrkB family protein: protein MPRAFYFLKKLYSNWQEDRIASLAASLAYYTLFSLPPALLIFLSISSNFLGEQAAKNQLIAQISELLGKNIALQVQEIIENANQPSTALVARIISIIILLFGASGAFSEIQAGLNIIWKVQAKPHRTWFSIFKNRFLSFGMVLVSAFLLLVFIVFSTLLSILHKHIYLHLGTDIIVLLFINYIFAFIMITLLSAMMFKYLPDIKLRWNNVWVGAVITSLLFSLGKTLIGFYLSHVHIGSVYGAAGSLIILLIWIYYSAQIFFIGAEITKIHSMEKGIKIVPKRNASPVKK, encoded by the coding sequence ATGCCTCGAGCATTCTATTTTTTAAAAAAGCTGTATAGCAACTGGCAAGAAGACAGGATAGCAAGCCTTGCTGCTTCCCTTGCCTATTACACCCTTTTTTCTCTTCCACCCGCTTTGTTAATTTTTCTTTCCATATCGAGTAATTTCCTGGGAGAACAAGCCGCTAAAAACCAACTCATAGCACAAATAAGTGAGCTTCTGGGAAAAAACATTGCATTACAAGTTCAAGAAATTATAGAAAATGCCAATCAACCCTCCACCGCTTTGGTTGCACGCATAATCAGTATTATTATTTTATTATTTGGCGCCTCAGGGGCATTCAGTGAAATTCAAGCAGGGTTAAATATCATTTGGAAAGTGCAAGCAAAGCCTCATAGAACGTGGTTTTCCATCTTTAAGAACAGATTTTTATCTTTTGGCATGGTATTGGTGTCTGCTTTTTTATTGTTGGTTTTTATAGTATTTAGTACCTTACTCTCTATATTACATAAGCATATTTACCTGCATTTAGGTACTGATATTATTGTTTTATTATTCATCAACTATATCTTTGCGTTTATAATGATTACGCTCCTCTCTGCAATGATGTTTAAATATTTACCCGATATTAAACTTAGATGGAATAATGTGTGGGTAGGGGCAGTAATTACTTCCTTATTATTTAGTTTGGGGAAAACTTTAATCGGTTTTTATTTAAGCCATGTTCATATTGGTTCAGTGTATGGGGCTGCGGGATCTTTAATCATTTTATTAATTTGGATTTATTATTCGGCCCAAATTTTCTTTATTGGAGCAGAAATAACCAAGATTCACTCCATGGAAAAAGGAATAAAAATTGTGCCAAAACGCAATGCATCTCCCGTCAAAAAATAG
- a CDS encoding cellulase family glycosylhydrolase, translated as MFLKKYSRLVSLTALLFFTASQSIWAFNTKDGNIYDANGNQISIDGIAWIGFQDSNFLGGLWNVPFNPIGTQNGVIQLLTSPWNVPGSNIPSMDKGVSFKTIRLPIQPGIWGNAATVQQSPFDFAVTDINNPEAGNGPFCDWTKGADASSHCIQAKSAPDLLTATINEFNKQNILVMLDVHHRPGLGDSYRDGTVVAADYSLKNYHDDLANFVKNAPANLLGIDIYNEPHQLFWYQDNTQTTPVQPAWIKVIAAAATAAYDSNQSVLLFVEGPGGTAGNDPYDPVYSNTSTICLPSSTKIDNTSVISVTTDSSRCPAANPLRVTNIGSNWGENFRSLLDPMQSINGVGGFDVATFRTQLIQAIQTNNFSDTDPNVIADWLLGTNNDGNQGHLVFAPHLYGAQVAGWQSDANDSPIRFDWNFGFLLNSGFPFVIGELGYDVQIPASGGEDFFLDSVAPYLIDKKINHNLFFWTFNNADYPVGLRASDSDLSLFAWKEQDLHNLFYAILPVQQYGTLCVKVPAPTGYTGTQFPVITATAGNNSYKFNLTAFNTLTCLNNVVTGTYSLSGSTISNSDGINYVPESTVTGIVSQNTETDVTVNYMEEPTGNLNISISGNSDCPINSEQVFTVTYSSGSSTHSVQVTGTLPKNVTLPVGNYSINVTPLQLPNTQCMAKFNSTVSISANTTQQEFIQYSVVANNDCSINAQCSTWGTPQDSWSGSSCNLYINTKSAMTNPAVFSIVAKGITAVTSVWNATATFQNETIVMTLTDAVYIPNIGFNANGVISLPSQAMLTTNGQTYTCPVTAAIH; from the coding sequence ATGTTTTTAAAAAAATATTCAAGACTTGTTTCTCTAACTGCACTACTTTTTTTTACCGCTTCGCAATCAATATGGGCTTTCAATACAAAAGATGGCAATATTTATGATGCGAATGGAAATCAAATCAGTATTGACGGGATTGCATGGATAGGGTTTCAGGACAGTAATTTTCTTGGAGGGCTCTGGAATGTTCCCTTTAATCCAATCGGCACCCAAAATGGAGTAATTCAATTACTTACCTCACCATGGAATGTACCAGGGTCTAATATCCCAAGTATGGATAAAGGGGTATCTTTTAAAACAATTCGCTTGCCTATTCAACCAGGTATTTGGGGAAATGCCGCTACCGTGCAGCAGTCACCTTTTGATTTTGCAGTGACGGATATAAATAATCCCGAAGCAGGAAATGGACCTTTTTGTGATTGGACTAAGGGTGCAGATGCAAGCAGTCATTGCATCCAAGCAAAAAGTGCTCCGGATTTATTAACTGCTACCATCAATGAATTTAACAAGCAAAATATTTTGGTGATGCTCGATGTTCATCATCGGCCGGGATTGGGTGACAGTTATCGTGACGGTACGGTAGTTGCTGCCGATTACTCCCTAAAAAATTATCATGATGACCTTGCCAATTTTGTTAAAAATGCTCCCGCTAATTTGCTGGGAATTGATATTTATAATGAACCCCATCAACTTTTCTGGTACCAGGACAATACACAAACTACTCCCGTTCAACCAGCATGGATAAAAGTAATCGCTGCCGCCGCAACAGCAGCTTATGATTCCAATCAGAGCGTTTTATTATTTGTGGAGGGGCCTGGAGGTACTGCCGGTAATGATCCTTACGATCCGGTATACAGCAATACGTCGACGATTTGCCTGCCTTCCTCAACCAAAATCGATAACACAAGCGTCATCAGCGTAACCACCGACAGCAGCCGCTGTCCTGCCGCGAATCCCTTGCGTGTTACTAATATAGGTTCAAATTGGGGAGAAAATTTCCGCTCTTTACTTGATCCAATGCAATCAATAAATGGAGTTGGCGGATTTGATGTAGCCACATTCAGGACCCAATTAATTCAAGCGATTCAAACCAATAATTTTAGCGACACGGATCCTAATGTTATAGCGGATTGGTTGTTAGGAACCAATAACGACGGCAATCAGGGACACCTGGTCTTTGCTCCTCATCTTTATGGAGCACAAGTGGCAGGATGGCAGTCTGATGCCAATGACAGCCCTATACGCTTTGATTGGAACTTTGGCTTTTTATTGAATTCAGGTTTTCCATTTGTAATAGGAGAGCTAGGATACGATGTCCAGATACCCGCATCCGGTGGGGAAGACTTTTTTCTGGATTCGGTCGCCCCTTATTTGATTGATAAGAAAATAAACCATAATTTATTTTTTTGGACCTTTAACAATGCGGACTATCCAGTCGGACTACGCGCAAGTGATTCTGATTTAAGTCTTTTTGCTTGGAAGGAGCAGGATTTGCATAATCTCTTTTATGCGATTTTACCAGTGCAACAATATGGTACGTTGTGCGTCAAGGTCCCGGCTCCCACGGGATATACCGGAACCCAATTTCCTGTAATTACTGCTACAGCAGGTAATAACAGCTATAAATTTAATCTGACTGCATTTAATACCTTAACCTGTTTGAATAATGTGGTTACAGGAACTTATAGTTTATCGGGATCCACAATAAGTAACAGTGACGGTATCAATTATGTTCCGGAAAGTACGGTTACGGGAATTGTTTCTCAAAATACAGAGACGGATGTAACGGTAAACTATATGGAAGAGCCAACGGGTAATTTAAATATTAGTATTTCCGGGAATAGCGATTGCCCTATTAATTCAGAGCAAGTGTTTACTGTGACGTATTCCTCAGGCTCGAGTACACACAGTGTACAAGTAACCGGTACTCTACCTAAAAATGTTACCCTTCCTGTCGGAAACTACAGTATCAACGTTACTCCGTTGCAACTGCCAAATACGCAATGTATGGCCAAGTTTAATTCGACTGTAAGTATCAGTGCCAATACCACACAACAGGAGTTCATTCAATATTCTGTTGTCGCGAACAACGATTGTTCTATCAATGCCCAATGCAGTACTTGGGGAACACCTCAGGACTCCTGGTCGGGTAGCTCCTGTAATCTCTACATCAATACGAAATCCGCAATGACAAATCCTGCAGTATTCAGTATTGTTGCCAAAGGAATTACTGCCGTTACTTCGGTGTGGAATGCAACAGCAACGTTCCAAAATGAAACGATAGTAATGACTTTAACTGATGCAGTTTATATCCCAAATATCGGTTTTAACGCGAATGGGGTTATTAGTTTACCCTCCCAGGCAATGCTTACTACCAATGGGCAAACTTATACTTGTCCTGTTACTGCCGCAATTCATTAA